In Deltaproteobacteria bacterium, the sequence GGCGAGAGCTACGAGACGCACGATTACGACGTGGTGGTGGTGGGCGCCGGCGGCGCCGGCCTGCGCGCCGCCATCGAGGCCCACGACAAGGGCGCGAAGGCCGCCATCGTCTGCAAGTCGCTGCTGGGCAAGGCGCACACGGTCATGGCCGAGGGCGGCATCGCCGCCGCCATGGGCAACGTGTGGCCGGAGGACAACTGGAAGGTCCATTTCCGCGACACCATGCGCGGCGGCAAGCTGCTCAACAACTGGCGCATGGCGCAGATCCACGCCCAGCAGGCGCCCGACCGGGTGCTGGAACTGGAGGAGTGGGGCGCGTTGTTCGACCGCACCGACGAGGGCCTGATCCTGCAGCGGGATTTCGGCGGCCACCGCTACGCGCGGCTGGCGCACGTGGGCGACCGCACCGGGCTGGAGATGATCCGGACGCTGCAGCAGCGCGCGGTGGCGCTGGGCATCGACGTCTACATGGAGTGCAACATCCAGCACCTGCTCATGAACGACGGCCGGGTGAGCGGCGCGATCGGCTACTGGCGGGAGAGCGGCGAGCTCATCGTGTTCAACTGCAAGGCCGTGGTGCTGGCCACCGGCGGTTCCGGCAAATGCTGGCAGGTCACCTCCAACTCCTGGGAATACAGCGGCGACGGCATGGGCATGGCCATGGAGGTGGGAGCGGATCTCATCGACATGGAGAAGGTGCAGTTCCACCCCACGGGCATGGTGTGGCCGCCCAGCGTGCGCGGCATCCTGGTGACCGAGGGGGTGCGCGGCGACGGCGGCACGTTGCTGAACTCCGAGGGCGAACGCTTCATGTTCAACTACATCTCCGACTTCTTCAAGGCGGAGACCGCGGACAACGAAACCGAAGCCGACGCCTGGTACCAGGACAAGAAGAACAACCGCCGCACCCCCGACCTGCTGCCGCGGGACGAGGTGGCCCGGGCCATCAACGCCGAGGTCAAGGCCGGCCGCGGCACCGAGCACGGCGGCGTATACCTGGACATCGCCAACCGCCGGGACGCGGACTACATCATGCGGCGGCTGCCGTCCATGTACCACCAGTTCAAGGAGCTGGCGGACGTGGACATCACCAAGGAAGCCATGGAGGTG encodes:
- a CDS encoding fumarate reductase/succinate dehydrogenase flavoprotein subunit: MAGESYETHDYDVVVVGAGGAGLRAAIEAHDKGAKAAIVCKSLLGKAHTVMAEGGIAAAMGNVWPEDNWKVHFRDTMRGGKLLNNWRMAQIHAQQAPDRVLELEEWGALFDRTDEGLILQRDFGGHRYARLAHVGDRTGLEMIRTLQQRAVALGIDVYMECNIQHLLMNDGRVSGAIGYWRESGELIVFNCKAVVLATGGSGKCWQVTSNSWEYSGDGMGMAMEVGADLIDMEKVQFHPTGMVWPPSVRGILVTEGVRGDGGTLLNSEGERFMFNYISDFFKAETADNETEADAWYQDKKNNRRTPDLLPRDEVARAINAEVKAGRGTEHGGVYLDIANRRDADYIMRRLPSMYHQFKELADVDITKEAMEVGPTCHYIMGGVRVDADTSATTVEGLYAAGEVAGGLHGANRLGGNSLSDLLVFGRIAGGSAADYALGAAAAAAPDPAEVDRFTTLMLEPFTDRGGENPYAIHMDLQRTMHNLVGIIRTESEMLKAMEEIAAYKERAARVKVEGGRRFNPGWHLALDLGSLLGVAEAATLSALECKESRGGHTRDDYPDPDPEYGSVNVVTRTQNETISVSLEPLPEMPEELRKIVEEQV